AACAGCATCTAAGTTTGTTTCAATACAAACTAAAGTCAAGTCTTCTCATTGACAAATGCCTAACTACAAAGAATTGTTGCCCATTGTAAACAACTAAAACTAAGGGAGCATGATTCTGCTCCCTTCAGTTCACATATACTAAATAAAAAACACTGTTATTTACAACAGTTCTCAGATGACTGCTATAAatacattttcttttcttttttaaaTGTGGAGAAACATATATTATTAGAAGGCATGAcaactatatttcatttatttattCAGATTTCAAGCTAATATTAATTAAAGAGTGAAATGCATATATTAAGTGCCAAATGAAAAGTTTCTTGTAACAGACTAGTAATCAGGGTATCACAATTTTAGTTCCAAAAATTATTTAAATGTGTGGCTTGTACAGCAGGTAGTACAGTGCAGCAGTAGGTATGAATGTATGATTAACTGGGTAGCCTGGGTCTTGTAGATTTGACACTGCCAGGGCAAATGACTCTTATCACCCACATATGGAAGTTTAGTTCATGGAGTCCATGCCTCATTGGCAGCAATGGCCAGAAAGGCCTCACTAGACACTAGAAGCCTTTGAACCATGTTACAACCACCAACAGTGGCCAGTGATGCGACATCAGTGTTGGATACATCAGCAAAGCAGATAACGACTGGCTTGAGTTCATAGTGCCTAGAATACGCTACAGACAAAATGATGCCGGTTAGGTTACCATCTTTTATCCGAAATGGCAAATCAAAAGTTATATATGGCATCAACCCAACTCTTCTGTAAAGTTCCTGTTTTGCTTATTACCAGATTAGTTTCCTTCAAGGAAGTTCTCCCGGATTATCTCTGAGACTCATCAATTGATGTGTCCACACTCCACAGGGCACATGAAAAGCACATGGACACAACTTGAGACCCAATCTAAAATTCCATTCCAAATTATTTTGATCCCAGAAACACATAAGTGGGCACAAATTAGCTCAGTGTTGAATATAGCTTTCCTGTTGCTTTTATATATGCGCAATACACATTAAGCATGGTTGTTTGCCTTTTGCCTTGTACAATGATATCTTATCTTATGTGTGAAGCCCTGTTGTACTTAAGAGCCCTGTGATATGATTAATGACAGCATGGATGAAGTGGAGGAAGAAAGTGCAGGAGACAATGTGTTTGACGGCACTGAGTTTTTAATCGGGAGGTATAACAGATTGAAATGGAGTAATAAGCTGTACCAAAATAGTAATCTGGGAAATCATAATCATATGTTGGCAAAATGATTCCTCCATATTGCTATAGACACAATATTACCGAATGATTATGATCTATCATGAGCTGAAATTGCAATAGCTCAATGAATGTACTAGTACAGATGCATTCTCAAAGTTAGATGAATTGTTAGAACTTTTTAGGGTTTAAAGTTAAAGATTTTATCATGAACCTAGAATGTGATTATGTATGTATCAACAACAATCAGGTACATACATATGGAAGCTGAACTAAGAGAAAATCTATCCATCTGTCAGTGCAATTGATCAGAAATTAGCTTCACCTGTGTATTCCCTCCACGCAATATCCAAGAAGGCGGACAAGATTCTTATGCCTGACATGTCCAATTGCCTCAACTTCAACCCTGAACTCCTTTTCTGCTTGGCCCCTACAATGACATATCAAACATTGTGGGTATGCTGAGAGCAGAACAATATTTCATGTCCGATATGGAAGGTGTCCTTTAGGTTAAAAATAAACTCCGGGGGTTCTTACATGTTATTAAGGAGCTTCTTTATTGCAACATCAGTACCATTTATGAGGCGGCCACGGTAAACTACTCCATACCCACCTTCTCCAATGACATTCTCCTTAGAAAACCGATTCGTCGCATGCTCCAAATCCCTCAAAGTAAACCAATGCCCCCAACCCAGATGCGAGAACTCAGGGAGACCAACCAATGGCGACGCGGAGACGGTCTGAGAGTACTGCCTCCTAGCATTGCCCGAGCTGCCTTCGTCACCAGAATACGAGCTCCCAGCCCTTTCGCACTGGAACGCGGAGCTGCACTGGCTCAGATTATCTGCATCGCTCGACTTGCTCCTAACCAGGTGCGCGAGCATTTTCCCCGAATCCTTTTCGCAGTGCTTCTTCTCCTGCACGGACAGTGTGTGGCTCTCCTGCACACGGAGGCTGTGGACAACAGCTTGCTCCCGCGCCTCGTCCACCGCAATCTCCTTGGAGACGTCAGGGATTTGGGACAGCGGAACCTTGTCGCAGGGCTTGCCCGGCTTCCTCCGGTGTAGGGACCAGAAGCACATGAAGCCTAGGATGAACAGGATTAGCGCCCAGATACAGATGCCAATCACAATCCATAGCCTCAGGCCGAACGGCGGCGTCCTGGAAGATAACTCTGCCCTCAGGACTCCGCCGGCGGACATCTTTGTTATTCCTCAGCGGCCTGCAGAGACAGCAGCAGCATCGGTAATGCGATGTCAGCATGCCAGCATTAGCGCATGGATGTACACCCGATAAATTTGCGGAGAAAAAATGGAAGGTAGCAGGTTTTAGCTGCGATTGGGTCAGATCCGAATACGCGTAGCTCCCGTCTAGGTTTGGATGTGCGCGAGTGCTCCTTTTTTCCCCCACGGCAGGAACGAAAACAGAGGGAATGGGCTGGCGTACCTGGTGGATGCTCGTCGGTGGTCGCCCTCGCCCGCGaagtggccggcgaagacctggcgAAGGGCGGCGCGCTCGCGGCTCGCccagtcgccgccgccgccgccgccagcccgCAGTAGaagagcgagcgagcgagcgagcgagagTGAGCGGCAgaaaggggggagagagagagagagaagcgagCGCGGAGCCGCGGACTCACAAAAATCCAGTGCCGTTGCGGCAGCACAGTGGGAGTGGCAGTGAGTCAGTGACAGCGTATGCCCATCGAGGCCACCCACATGTAGATAGACGGCTACAGATTACAAATGCCTTGTCAAACTTCATTTATTGCGGTTTTCTCTTCACGCATACGATACGATCCAGGAGATTGGGAATGAGATGACTCTCGAGATCCATCATCATTGGTCAAGCTCTCTTCAAGACGGTGATTGAAAAATAATACGACGAAAATTTTATGGTTGATGGAAATATGGAATGTAAATAGGTGTAAAAATGTGCGCTTCTTTCTTCTTCGATAGGACTATTTTGTGTATAAGATTGGAaggtgttgagcaccaaaatgagCCGACGAACGGTTTGGTCctgggaccggacggtccgcgcgcgcagaaCCGATTAGGATTCCGAGTTTTTGTTGTAGTTGTTGGCTAGATTCACAAAATTAGTTCGGAGagtttgtttgtaacgggtccaacCCCCTTCTCTATAAATACAGAGAAATACGACCAATTTGTAATCATCAAGCGAACCTTAAATCaatttatctcgcatttatttcttgtacatttaggagtagttctagtttagttttCAATCCCCAAATTTTCCGCTTcttttcgactctacgtcgattagagaagtctaggtcggcctgtcaAGCCTAGACAACACCTTTTAAAGCTTGGCTGAGACCTGAGATATACTCAGAACAACACATGTTGTTCATGAACCTCATCTGTACCATCAATGAATTTCTGAACATGTAACTCCTAATCAGAAGCTGATGTCAAATTGTAGAAAGTTGACTATGGTATATGGAATGAATAATCTCAACAGTTGATCGTCAAGCGTAAGTAGTgttttcctagaaaattttcttttGTAGCAAGCAAACAAATCTTCTAAGATTGGGCCAAGAAGATCGGTCACCATAACATTGTACTCCCCCTCGACACCATACCACTTGAGGTGTGGGATACGATCTATGTTTCAAAAAATGAGTGACTAAAAAATAAGCAACCAGAAGGTGTGGGTATGGATCACTGTAAATAAACATATAAATCACAATATACTTACTTCCACTCTGCAGCACAGTAGTGTATAAAACTTTGGATACATAGTGTAGCCGTGGATGTTTTGTTTTCAGACTCCTGACAGGTCAAACCAAAGAAAAGGTGAGACCTTGCACGGTTGCACCAAAAACTTCAACTCTAAGTTTGAAATGGTATATTAAGATTCTAGAGAAGATAAACGCTGTAGTATACTACATAAAATAGTATACATGTCATAGGCAAATTTATTAGCACATGCCAATTTTACATGCAAACAATATATCGGCTTGTCGGTTGTAGCCTTTGGAAACAAGTGAACTTTACACTTGGGGTTGTGATGAAGGTGATGGTAGGTTGGGGCTTGGGAATGGAGGTGGACAGGTGGTCTAGGTGAAGCTAGATCTCCCCGTGTTCCTTCCAAAGTGAATGCATTGCCTGTTCCAGTTGCTCATGTAGCTTGTGGCGGCTTTTTTTAGGGGGATTGTGGCGGCTTATTCACAATGCCACTTACTTCAGATGGACAATTATGGAGTTGAAGAGATTAGATTCTGACTAAACATCATCCAATAACTCATGTTGACATACACATTACTGCTACATAGTTGTTTTCTCTAGATAGCGTAGTAGTAAATagccaatgtttgtttgtatgtcCAGACCCTTCATTTCATTATCAGACATAGATTAGATGACTTTGGTATTGTCCCTGAAGTGCAGTTAAGTTGCTTCAGTCCAGGTGAACAGAATCTTTTTTCATGCTTTTACGTGCTTTCAACTCATGCCAGATAAAAGTGTCCCTTATAAACTGTAACTTGAGCAATCCATATTTTACTTAAAATAAAGGGTTTTTTTAAGCTGGTGCCCTCACTTTTGCTGGTGTTCTCATTTTTACCCTTAGTTGTGTTTTTTGCTCAGTTTTGCCCTTCCAGTGCTATGTATAAAAACTGAGAAAAAAACACGactgttgagcaccaaattgagccGTCGGACGGTCCCCGCACGCgcagaatagattagggttccaagtttCTTGCTGTGTTTCTGACGAAATTCACATAATTAGCTCGGGGAGTTTGTTTAATTTataacgggtccagcccccctcctctataaaaacagTGGAATACGACCGATTTGAAATAATCAATCGAATTAATAACCGgtttatctcgcatttatttcttgtacaattaggagtaattctagtctagttctagtttagccttctaATCCCCAAATTCCTCgtttctcttcggctctacgtcgattagaggagtctaggtcggtctgccgagcctagacaacacctaggatctctcctccccgacggggtccctcccgggagcgagatccaggcgccgtcggcaacCTTTGCCGCCCCTGCACACGTGCGGACCATCCGGCCGTCGGGCAAGAAACCCTTAGCCCTGCACCAGGTCGcaaaccgtccggcccctggctgcggaccgtccgctcctgtgcagagagcaccgccacggttcttgtttagtgattggcgcccgaaaaaggcaccaacacacttttggcgactccgctggggaaaacaCATATAGACCCATCAAAtcagccctcaatggccggttcaagggatagctctgaagtCTCCcctagcaacatcatagagccgacttgggaaatcttgccggctgacgaacaactccagttcgaggagcacaaggagcagctgatccaagaggCAAAGGCGAAGTTTCTGGCCAACTTCAAGGTAGACAGGAACAAtaaagtcgttcggcaacgggcgacgAATCCGGCTTTGCtccgacccacaccagatatccctAATGTAAGTAACacaaacgagctacaatctcttaagaattatgtagatgaacagcgacaacaaatgcaaaatatcatagggggtatgcaaaatgaTTATAGGAGGCTAGTACGTGTGTTTGATAAATATAATGTTGCaagttttccttcgcacgaggttgaattgggggaaaacacacataattcatcggctacaggttgtcacgaccagttacaacccctttatgggatgctgaTAGACACGCGCCATGGGCAACCACAACCTCCTACACACATCGGCGATAAATTCACCGATCTACGCATGTCCGGACCGTTCACacatgagcgcggaccgtccgggccaacgACGGCCGGTCCGATTTTTAATGAATTACCGTGACATGCGCCCTAGCCACAACGTACTGCGCAGAATCTAAAttacccagtcggaccgtccgcatacAGCGACGGACGGTCTGCGTACAATCACGGACGATCCGGGCACATACCCAGACAGTTCGCATATaccgccggacggtccgcatattcaACCAGACGGTCCGGCGCAAagttttttgaggaggattgctaCTTGAATCCTCATCCATCCCAGCAACACCTTCCCTCACACTatacaatgcaccagcccattgaCACACAGTCTTAGGCCCATGGGAGCGAGTACTTTCCGGCCCCGCCTAGAAGGGCGGAAAGGAACGGTCAATCCTATGAACCATATAAGGCAAATAGTAATGCACCAtaaaactcaaaccaatggggggaagacaacatgctaatatccagcc
This portion of the Zea mays cultivar B73 chromosome 2, Zm-B73-REFERENCE-NAM-5.0, whole genome shotgun sequence genome encodes:
- the LOC732828 gene encoding probable receptor-like protein kinase At2g42960-like, which encodes MSAGGVLRAELSSRTPPFGLRLWIVIGICIWALILFILGFMCFWSLHRRKPGKPCDKVPLSQIPDVSKEIAVDEAREQAVVHSLRVQESHTLSVQEKKHCEKDSGKMLAHLVRSKSSDADNLSQCSSAFQCERAGSSYSGDEGSSGNARRQYSQTVSASPLVGLPEFSHLGWGHWFTLRDLEHATNRFSKENVIGEGGYGVVYRGRLINGTDVAIKKLLNNMGQAEKEFRVEVEAIGHVRHKNLVRLLGYCVEGIHRMLVYEYVNNGNLEQWLHGAMRQHGVLTWEARMKIILGIAKALAYLHEAIEPKVVHRDIKSSNILVDEEFNGKLSDFGLAKLLGAGKSHITTRVMGTFGYVAPEYANTGLLNERSDVYSFGVLLLESVTGRDPVDYGRPANEVHLVEWLKMMVGTRRAEEVVDPDMELKPATRALKRALLVALRCVDPDSEKRPTMGQVVRMLEAEDVPSREDRRSRRGHSGNADSESKASSSEFEISSDRRELGPSARFQS